Proteins from a single region of Primulina tabacum isolate GXHZ01 chromosome 5, ASM2559414v2, whole genome shotgun sequence:
- the LOC142546733 gene encoding LOW QUALITY PROTEIN: peptidyl-prolyl cis-trans isomerase CYP38, chloroplastic-like (The sequence of the model RefSeq protein was modified relative to this genomic sequence to represent the inferred CDS: inserted 1 base in 1 codon) yields the protein MAAMISFHRCPFSHLTATTKFVAHKVPPKCGKDLSLNDSSTRRCKPLCSSQKPSSFLPAAEQRDGFSAIKKCAISVALAVGLITGAHALGWPEMASAKAIFPALPDVSVLISGPPIKDPGALLRYALPIDNKAIREVQKPLEDITESLKIAGVKALGSVERNVRQASRNLKQGRTLIVQGLAKSKVDDGVELLNKLETGFEELLKIVQDKNRDAVAPKQKELLNYVGGVEEDMVDGFPYEVPDEYKDMPLLKGRATVNMKVKLKNNPNMNECVFRIVLDGYNAPLTAGNMVDLVERHFYDGMEIQRADGFVVQTGDPDGPAEGFVDPSTGKTRTIPLEIMVKGEKAPFYGETLEERGLYKAQTKLPFNAFGTMAMAREEFENNSASSQVFWLLKESELTPSNANILDGRYAVFGYXTENEDILADVKVGDVIESMQVVAGLENLANPSYKIAG from the exons ATGGCAGCTATGATTTCGTTCCACCGTTGTCCGTTTTCACATTTAACAGCCACCACGAAGTTTGTTGCCCATAAGGTTCCACCTAAGTGTGGCAAGGATTTATCTTTAAATGATTCTTCGACCCGGCGGTGTAAACCTCTTTGTTCTTCTCAAAAGCCGAGTTCGTTTCTCCCTGCAGCTGAACAG AGAGATGGGTTTTCTGCAATAAAAAAATGTGCCATTTCCGTGGCACTTGCAGTTGGGTTGATTACCGGTGCTCATGCATTGGGATGGCCAGAAATGGCTAGTGCCAAAGCTATTTTTCCAGCATTGCCAGATGTTTCGGTTCTGATTTCTGGGCCGCCAATTAAGGACCCGGGAGCGTTGTTGAGGTATGCATTACCTATTGATAATAAGGCGATTCGGGAGGTTCAGAAGCCACTTGAAGATATTACTGAGAGCTTGAAGATTGCAGGTGTCAAGGCACTTGGTTCTGTGGAAAGA AATGTCAGGCAGGCATCAAGGAATTTGAAGCAAGGTAGAACCTTGATTGTCCAAGGTCTCGCAAAGTCAAAGGTGGACGATGGGGTTGAATTGCTCAACAAGCTGGAAACAGGATTCGAGGAGCTTTTAAAAATTGTGCAGGACAAGAATCGCGATGCTGTTGCACCTAAGCAGAAGGAGTTGCTTAACTATGTTGGAGG TGTTGAAGAGGATATGGTGGATGGCTTTCCTTATGAAGTGCCTGACGAATATAAAGATATGCCGCTACTGAAGGGGAGGGCTACTGTCAATATGAAGGTCAAGTTGAAGAACAATCCTAACATGAATGAATGTGTATTCCGTATTGTTTTGGATGGTTATAACGCCCCCTTAACTGCTGGAAACATGGTGGATTTGGTTGAAAGGCATTTCTACGATGGCATGGAGATTCAGAGAG CGGATGGCTTTGTAGTCCAAACGGGAGATCCTGATGGTCCCGCAGAGGGTTTTGTTGATCCCAGTACCGGAAAAACCCGCACAATTCCTCTCGAAATTATGGTGAAGGGAGAAAAGGCTCCGTTCTATGGTGAGACTCTGGAA GAACGTGGTCTATACAAGGCCCAAACAAAGCTTCCGTTTAATGCATTTGGAACTATGGCCATGGCTCGAGAG GAATTCGAGAACAATTCAGCTTCAAGCCAGGTATTTTGGCTGTTGAAAGAGAGTGAGCTAACTCCTAGCAACGCCAACATACTGGATGGTCGCTACGCGGTGTTTGGGT GTACAGAAAACGAGGATATTTTGGCGGATGTAAAGGTTGGAGATGTGATAGAATCAATGCAAGTTGTGGCAGGCCTGGAAAATCTTGCAAATCCCAGCTACAAGATTGCTGGATAG